One genomic window of Oryctolagus cuniculus chromosome 11, mOryCun1.1, whole genome shotgun sequence includes the following:
- the MC3R gene encoding melanocortin receptor 3 gives MNASCGLRSAHLTLTNGSEHLAAPSFGNQSSSRFCEQVFIKPGVFLALGVLSLLENILVILAVVRNGNLHSPMYFFLCSLAAADMLVSVSNALETIMIGVVNSNYLTFEDQFLQHMDNVFDSMICISLVASICNLLAIAVDRYVTIFYALRYHSIMTVRKALTLIVGIWVCCGVCGVVFIVYSESKMVIVCLITMFFAMMLLMGTLYVHMFLFARLHIKRIAALPPADGVAPQQHSCMKGAVTITILLGVFIFCWAPFFLHLVLIITCPANPYCICYTAHFNTYLVLIMCNSVIDPLIYAFHSLELRNTFKEILCGCNRMNLG, from the coding sequence ATGAATGCGTCGTGTGGCCTGCGTTCTGCCCACCTGACGCTGACCAACGGCTCAGAGCACCTGGCAGCCCCTTCCTTCGGCAACCAGAGCAGCAGCAGGTTCTGCGAGCAGGTCTTCATCAAGCCGGGGGTCTTCCTGGCCCTCGGCGTCCTCAGCCTGCTGGAAAACATCCTGGTGATCCTGGCCGTGGTCCGCAATGGCAACCTGCACtcgcccatgtacttcttcctctgcagTCTGGCGGCGGCTGACATGCTGGTGAGCGTGTCCAATGCCCTGGAGACCATCATGATCGGCGTGGTCAACAGCAACTACCTGACCTTCGAGGACCAGTTCCTCCAGCACATGGACAACGTCTTCGACTCCATGATCTGCATCTCCCTGGTGGCCTCCATCTGCAACCTCCTGGCCATCGCCGTCGATAGGTACGTCACCATTTTCTACGCACTCCGCTACCACAGCATCATGACCGTGCGGAAGGCCCTCACCTTGATCGTGGGCATCTGGGTCTGCTGTGGCGTCTGCGGCGTGGTCTTCATCGTCTACTCCGAGAGCAAGATGGTCATCGTGTGCCTCATCACCATGTTCTTTGCCATGATGCTGCTCATGGGCACCCTGTACGTGCACATGTTCCTCTTCGCCCGGCTGCACATCAAGCGCATCGCGGCTCTGCCACCCGCTGATGGGGTGGCCCCGCAGCAGCACTCATGTATGAAGGGggctgtcaccatcaccatcctgTTGGGTGTCTTCATCTTCTGCTGGGCCCCCTTCTTCCTCCACCTGGTGCTCATTATCACCTGCCCCGCCAACCCTTACTGCATCTGCTACACGGCGCACTTCAACACCTACCTGGTTCTCATCATGTGCAACTCCGTCATCGACCCCCTCATTTACGCCTTCCACAGCCTGGAGCTGCGCAACACCTTCAAGGAGATCCTCTGTGGCTGCAACAGGATGAACCTGGGCTAG